From Actinosynnema mirum DSM 43827, a single genomic window includes:
- a CDS encoding class I SAM-dependent methyltransferase: MRPDAVQRVLDTELTAARDRRGGEPPRVLDVGGGTGVWAVQLAAAGCAVTVVDPSPDALATLTRRAAEAGVADRVIAVQGDTDALGELVSDGAADLVLGHGLLEVVDDAATALAALAAAAAPGGAVSVLVANRYAAVLHRAIGGRIVDARRLLDDEGGQLAGTRDPLLRRFDVTGLETLVSSAGLAVEILQGHGVVADLVPGAVLEANPGAAEALAELELAAATRSPLRDVAARLHVLARRTG, translated from the coding sequence ATGCGACCGGACGCCGTACAGAGGGTGCTCGACACCGAGTTGACCGCCGCGAGGGACCGGCGGGGCGGCGAGCCCCCCAGGGTCCTGGACGTCGGCGGCGGCACCGGCGTGTGGGCCGTCCAGCTGGCCGCCGCGGGCTGCGCGGTCACCGTGGTCGACCCGAGCCCCGACGCGCTGGCCACCCTGACCCGGCGCGCCGCCGAGGCGGGCGTCGCCGATCGGGTGATCGCCGTGCAGGGCGACACCGACGCCCTCGGCGAGCTGGTCAGCGACGGCGCCGCCGACCTGGTGCTCGGCCACGGGCTGCTGGAGGTCGTGGACGACGCGGCCACCGCGCTCGCCGCCCTCGCCGCCGCCGCGGCCCCCGGCGGGGCGGTCTCGGTGCTGGTGGCCAACCGCTACGCCGCCGTGCTGCACCGGGCCATCGGCGGCCGGATCGTGGACGCGCGCAGGCTCCTGGACGACGAGGGCGGTCAGCTCGCCGGGACCCGCGACCCGCTGCTGCGCCGGTTCGACGTGACAGGTCTTGAGACCCTGGTCTCATCGGCCGGGTTGGCGGTAGAAATTCTCCAGGGGCACGGGGTCGTCGCAGATCTGGTGCCCGGCGCCGTGCTGGAGGCGAATCCCGGCGCGGCTGAGGCGTTGGCAGAGCTGGAACTGGCCGCCGCGACACGATCCCCCCTGCGGGACGTGGCCGCGCGGTTGCACGTGCTGGCTCGCCGCACGGGGTGA